Proteins encoded by one window of Chryseobacterium sp. POL2:
- a CDS encoding aldose epimerase family protein — MTIKPINIQTIGEMPDGTLVKEFTLTNQNGMSLKVINLGGIITSVSTPDKNGVFQDIILGYSDSADYILGNPNYFGAIIGPYANRIAGGKFKINHQVYNLEVNDGENTLHGGNSGFHNQIWDVEILQNTVFQTLKLTYISPDGKGGFPGNLKVIVYYTLTNNDELQITYQATTDKTSIINLTQHAYFNLSGDFSKEILDHECQFNASSFIPIDKNAIPLGNVKSVENSAFDFRISKKIGEHINSEEEQIQVGKGYDHTMVMDGAGFRYFGEIFHTTSGRIMQIFSDQPGFQLYSGNHLESDIRCKTDEKLKKRTGFCIETQAFPDSPNQAEFPKFILNPNETYRTKTVFKFLINK; from the coding sequence ATGACGATAAAACCAATTAACATACAGACAATTGGCGAAATGCCAGACGGGACTTTGGTTAAAGAATTTACGTTGACCAACCAAAATGGAATGTCGCTTAAAGTTATCAATCTTGGCGGAATTATCACATCAGTATCAACGCCTGACAAAAATGGAGTTTTCCAAGACATTATTTTGGGATATTCGGATTCTGCCGATTATATTCTTGGAAATCCTAATTATTTTGGAGCCATTATCGGACCTTATGCTAATAGGATTGCTGGGGGAAAGTTTAAAATTAATCATCAAGTTTATAATCTAGAAGTTAACGACGGCGAAAATACTTTGCATGGTGGAAACTCTGGATTCCATAACCAAATTTGGGATGTTGAGATTTTGCAAAATACGGTTTTCCAAACCTTGAAATTGACCTATATTAGTCCAGATGGCAAAGGTGGTTTTCCTGGAAATCTTAAAGTAATAGTTTATTATACACTGACCAATAATGATGAACTCCAGATTACTTACCAAGCTACGACTGACAAAACCAGCATTATTAATCTCACGCAACATGCTTATTTTAATCTTTCGGGAGATTTTTCGAAAGAGATTCTGGATCATGAGTGTCAATTCAATGCCTCTAGTTTTATTCCGATTGATAAAAATGCTATTCCGTTGGGAAATGTTAAAAGTGTTGAAAATTCCGCTTTCGATTTTAGAATTTCAAAAAAAATTGGCGAGCATATTAACAGCGAAGAAGAACAAATCCAAGTCGGAAAGGGTTACGATCATACTATGGTGATGGATGGTGCTGGGTTTCGATATTTTGGGGAAATTTTCCACACGACATCGGGTAGAATAATGCAGATTTTCTCGGATCAACCAGGTTTTCAACTGTATTCGGGAAATCATTTAGAATCTGATATTCGATGCAAAACTGATGAGAAGCTCAAAAAAAGAACAGGCTTTTGTATAGAAACTCAGGCTTTTCCAGATTCTCCAAATCAGGCAGAATTTCCAAAGTTTATCTTGAATCCAAATGAGACCTACCGTACCAAAACAGTTTTTAAATTTTTAATAAACAAATAA